In the genome of Bacillus sp. S3, one region contains:
- a CDS encoding ABC transporter permease, which translates to MASAPTAVSSSKPNNNKIKKEAGLLKKLLRNRLAAIGLGITAFMTIVAIFAPLIAPYPPNQMDVVNSLVTPGTDGHLLGTDNYGRDLFSRLVFGARISLIVGISAVVFGAFFGTLLGLVSGYFGGRLDSIIMRTMDGLFAFPFILLAITLMTVLGQGLVNVIIAIGIANIPGFARIVRGQVLSVKEEEYIEVTQSLGATNSRIIFQHVLPNCLAPLIVYGTMSVAGAIISEAALSFLGLGVQPPTASWGSILKDGKDFLVLSPHMATFSGLAILVTVLGINLFGDGLRDALDPKMKV; encoded by the coding sequence ATGGCTTCAGCACCAACGGCAGTATCATCAAGCAAACCAAATAATAATAAGATCAAAAAAGAAGCAGGCCTATTGAAAAAGTTGCTGCGCAACCGGCTTGCGGCGATTGGCCTTGGCATCACAGCTTTTATGACCATCGTTGCTATTTTCGCTCCATTGATTGCTCCTTATCCACCCAATCAAATGGATGTGGTCAATTCACTCGTAACTCCGGGAACGGACGGACATCTTTTAGGAACTGATAACTATGGAAGAGATTTGTTCAGCCGTTTAGTATTCGGGGCTAGAATTTCGTTAATTGTCGGTATTTCCGCCGTGGTCTTTGGTGCTTTTTTTGGCACATTGCTTGGTTTAGTTTCCGGCTATTTCGGCGGCCGGCTTGACTCGATTATCATGAGAACGATGGATGGATTGTTCGCTTTTCCGTTTATCTTATTAGCCATTACATTAATGACTGTTTTAGGTCAGGGTCTTGTCAATGTCATCATCGCGATTGGGATTGCCAATATTCCCGGATTTGCCAGAATCGTGCGCGGACAGGTGCTCAGTGTGAAAGAAGAGGAATACATTGAGGTCACCCAATCATTGGGTGCAACGAACAGCCGGATTATTTTTCAACATGTTCTGCCAAACTGCTTAGCCCCTCTAATTGTCTATGGAACGATGAGCGTGGCCGGTGCGATTATTTCAGAAGCAGCGTTAAGCTTCTTGGGGCTCGGCGTACAGCCGCCAACCGCCTCATGGGGAAGTATTTTAAAAGATGGAAAGGACTTCTTAGTATTAAGTCCGCATATGGCCACTTTTTCCGGATTAGCGATTTTGGTTACCGTGCTGGGCATTAACTTGTTCGGCGACGGTCTACGCGATGCGCTGGATCCAAAAATGAAAGTGTAG
- a CDS encoding ABC transporter ATP-binding protein has product MTDFLLKVEDLEVHFRSSSSVVKAVNGVSFTLNKKETLGIVGESGSGKSVTATALLRLIPSPPGKIAGGKIMFDGKDLLALSEKEMRAVRGNEISMIFQDPMTSLNPVFTVGNQIIESIRTHRKVSKKEAKQAAIDMLKLVGIPEAEKRIDMYPHEFSGGMRQRVMIAIALACNPKLLIADEPTTALDVTVQAQILDLMRHLQETVNTSIIMITHDLGVVWEMCDKVIVMYAGNTVESGSVKTIFDNPLHPYTWGLLDSQISSEIANEQKLPAIPGTPPDLRQEINGCHFADRCPYAQDICFSKKPNLIEVEEGHFTSCHFQTEEERLERKEKAYHG; this is encoded by the coding sequence ATGACAGATTTTTTACTAAAGGTGGAAGACTTGGAAGTGCATTTTCGCTCTTCGTCTTCTGTTGTGAAAGCAGTAAACGGTGTGAGTTTTACCTTAAATAAAAAAGAAACGCTCGGCATTGTCGGTGAGTCCGGTTCGGGAAAAAGTGTGACGGCAACGGCTTTGCTCCGTTTGATCCCAAGTCCGCCCGGAAAGATTGCCGGCGGGAAGATCATGTTTGACGGGAAGGACCTGCTGGCTTTATCGGAAAAAGAGATGCGGGCAGTCAGAGGCAATGAGATTTCAATGATTTTCCAGGATCCGATGACAAGTTTAAATCCTGTCTTTACCGTTGGGAATCAAATCATCGAATCGATTCGCACCCACCGGAAGGTCTCGAAAAAAGAAGCGAAGCAAGCCGCAATTGACATGTTGAAGCTGGTCGGTATTCCGGAAGCGGAAAAACGCATCGATATGTATCCCCACGAATTTTCCGGCGGGATGCGGCAGCGGGTGATGATTGCGATTGCCCTCGCCTGTAATCCGAAGCTGTTAATTGCCGATGAGCCAACGACGGCATTGGATGTGACCGTTCAAGCACAAATCCTTGATTTGATGCGGCATCTGCAGGAGACGGTTAATACGTCGATTATTATGATTACCCACGATCTCGGCGTCGTGTGGGAAATGTGTGATAAGGTCATTGTCATGTATGCCGGCAATACCGTTGAATCCGGCAGTGTGAAGACGATTTTTGATAACCCGCTCCATCCGTATACATGGGGATTACTTGATTCCCAGATTTCTAGTGAAATCGCAAATGAGCAGAAGCTGCCGGCTATCCCGGGAACGCCGCCTGATTTGCGCCAGGAAATCAACGGCTGCCATTTTGCCGACCGCTGTCCGTATGCACAGGATATTTGTTTTTCGAAAAAACCGAATCTGATTGAGGTAGAGGAAGGCCATTTTACTTCCTGCCATTTCCAAACGGAGGAAGAACGGCTTGAAAGAAAGGAGAAGGCGTATCATGGCTGA
- a CDS encoding aminopeptidase, producing the protein MMQELIEVAKSILNHNLHVKENEHILIVTDSESSEIADVFDQAGAHLGNETIVMKMATRTKSGEEPPRPVAEAMKAAEVVLCITHHSLTHTKARKEASACGARVATMPGITIDMLEEGAITADYAEVEELTASYCELLEAGELVTIEKEDTKLSFSIKGRKGIPSTGVFREKGESGNLPSGESYIAPLEDSANGTILVDGSIAGIGVVSEPVLLTIKNGRLIDASGVQGQQLLQLLGDGNGRIIAEFGIGTNKKARLTGNVLEDEKVYGTVHIAFGSNKPFGGTNEAGVHIDCVIKDPVVTIDDKGLALE; encoded by the coding sequence ATTATGCAAGAATTAATTGAAGTGGCCAAATCGATCTTGAATCATAATTTACACGTGAAGGAAAATGAGCATATCCTGATTGTGACCGATTCGGAATCTAGTGAAATTGCTGATGTGTTTGACCAGGCAGGTGCGCATTTAGGAAATGAAACAATCGTCATGAAAATGGCGACGCGAACAAAATCCGGAGAAGAACCGCCGCGCCCGGTTGCCGAAGCGATGAAAGCGGCGGAGGTTGTTCTGTGCATTACTCATCATTCTTTAACCCATACAAAAGCGCGAAAAGAAGCCTCCGCTTGCGGCGCGCGTGTCGCAACCATGCCGGGAATAACCATCGATATGCTTGAGGAAGGTGCGATTACGGCCGATTATGCGGAGGTAGAAGAGTTAACCGCCTCTTATTGTGAGCTGCTTGAGGCGGGGGAACTTGTTACGATCGAGAAGGAAGATACGAAACTATCATTTTCAATCAAAGGAAGAAAAGGAATCCCGAGTACCGGTGTATTCCGCGAAAAAGGAGAGTCCGGAAATCTCCCTTCCGGTGAAAGCTATATCGCTCCGCTAGAAGATTCCGCCAATGGAACGATTCTTGTCGATGGTTCGATTGCAGGAATTGGTGTCGTTAGCGAACCAGTATTGTTAACCATAAAAAACGGAAGGCTCATCGATGCCAGCGGCGTACAGGGACAGCAGTTACTGCAATTACTCGGTGACGGCAACGGCCGAATCATCGCGGAATTTGGCATCGGCACCAATAAAAAAGCGCGATTAACTGGCAACGTCCTAGAAGATGAGAAGGTCTATGGAACCGTACATATCGCCTTCGGCAGCAACAAACCCTTCGGCGGCACCAACGAAGCCGGTGTCCACATCGACTGCGTCATCAAGGACCCCGTGGTCACAATCGATGATAAAGGGCTGGCATTGGAATAG
- a CDS encoding IclR family transcriptional regulator, which yields MLKTLDLALKVLMMFTKERPVWGGRELANELGLNHTNIYRILETLEKNRFISKDKETKKYSLGYATWELGMIMYESLNVTKLIHPILERLKDQTGESIFLTILDRDEAVTLDVVEPENKVKFSVYAGSRAPLYVGASYRTILAYMPDEFIDSVVERGLVKYTKTTMTDPDTLRAELEKIKEQGWALSQGEYTPEVIAIAVPLFDKGEIIGSVTVSGPTYRMKDENIQEYIPLLQQTRDEVSDVIRRYQLKLKI from the coding sequence ATGTTAAAAACCTTAGACCTAGCGCTAAAGGTATTAATGATGTTTACAAAGGAAAGACCGGTATGGGGCGGTCGAGAGCTAGCAAATGAACTTGGCTTGAATCATACCAATATTTATCGCATTCTCGAAACCTTAGAAAAAAATAGATTTATATCAAAAGATAAAGAGACAAAAAAATATTCATTAGGCTACGCGACATGGGAATTAGGCATGATTATGTACGAAAGCCTGAATGTGACAAAATTAATCCACCCGATTCTTGAACGCTTAAAGGATCAAACCGGCGAGTCAATCTTCTTGACGATCTTAGACCGGGATGAGGCAGTGACCCTTGATGTGGTCGAGCCGGAGAATAAAGTGAAGTTTTCTGTATATGCGGGAAGCCGAGCGCCGTTATATGTCGGTGCCTCTTATCGCACCATTCTCGCGTACATGCCTGATGAGTTTATTGATTCAGTAGTTGAGCGGGGATTGGTGAAATACACGAAAACGACAATGACGGATCCGGACACACTCCGTGCCGAATTGGAAAAAATTAAGGAGCAAGGCTGGGCGCTAAGTCAGGGGGAATATACGCCTGAAGTGATTGCAATCGCCGTTCCTTTGTTTGACAAAGGAGAGATTATTGGCTCTGTAACCGTATCCGGCCCTACGTACCGGATGAAGGACGAAAACATTCAAGAATATATTCCGCTTTTACAACAAACAAGGGATGAAGTAAGCGATGTCATCCGAAGATATCAATTGAAGCTGAAAATATAA
- a CDS encoding M20 family metallopeptidase has protein sequence MSDLTALKQRLIDEVEAHKDELIELCGSLIKIPSENPPGDSTEISQFITEYLGQYGLDADWHESSEKMFNLLSSIGSDQGKELIYCGHTDVVPAGDLSKWDFDPFSGEVKDGWMLGRGASDMKAGLAGLIFVFALLKRLDVELPGKLTLAIVPDEETGGEFGVPWLLEKGLIKGDGALIAEPSSRLNPTIGQKGSYWFELEVFGEPGHGSLSPLAGNNAITDAIAAIEKIRTLWDLTIEIPEEVQGLIDVSKRYMREVEKEREKFQPVLEKVTVNIGTIQGGTKSNVIPESCKVQVDCRLPFGITRDEVSAYLKKNLDELGIRYEIRPFGFRSHANYTSAEDPVCQAIVDNISFVTGEEAYGVMQWASSDARHFRDYQIPVLQYGPAYLPTIHGYNERVQVEDIIRCAKVYIAAVVDFLFEK, from the coding sequence ATGAGTGATCTAACTGCCTTAAAACAACGGTTGATTGATGAAGTCGAAGCGCATAAGGATGAATTGATTGAACTTTGCGGATCGTTAATTAAGATTCCGAGTGAAAATCCGCCGGGAGACTCTACAGAAATTTCTCAGTTTATCACAGAGTACCTTGGCCAATATGGTCTTGATGCCGACTGGCACGAATCAAGTGAGAAAATGTTTAATCTGCTTTCCAGTATCGGCAGCGATCAGGGGAAAGAATTAATCTACTGCGGACACACGGATGTTGTTCCTGCAGGCGACTTGTCCAAATGGGATTTTGATCCTTTTTCCGGAGAAGTGAAGGATGGCTGGATGCTTGGCCGCGGCGCCAGCGATATGAAGGCAGGCCTTGCCGGATTAATTTTTGTCTTTGCATTATTAAAACGGTTAGACGTTGAGCTCCCTGGGAAACTCACGCTCGCGATTGTGCCGGATGAAGAAACTGGCGGCGAATTCGGTGTTCCGTGGTTATTGGAAAAGGGTCTGATTAAAGGAGACGGCGCCTTGATTGCTGAGCCATCTTCCCGCTTGAATCCGACCATCGGCCAAAAAGGTTCTTACTGGTTCGAGCTTGAAGTGTTCGGGGAACCGGGCCATGGCAGCTTGTCACCTCTCGCTGGCAATAACGCCATCACCGATGCGATTGCTGCGATTGAAAAAATCAGAACGCTTTGGGATTTGACCATTGAGATTCCGGAAGAAGTTCAAGGGTTAATCGACGTCTCCAAACGCTATATGCGCGAGGTGGAGAAGGAACGTGAGAAGTTCCAGCCAGTGCTTGAAAAAGTGACTGTTAATATTGGCACGATTCAAGGCGGAACGAAATCCAATGTCATCCCTGAAAGCTGTAAGGTGCAGGTTGATTGCCGTTTGCCATTCGGGATTACCCGTGATGAAGTGTCGGCTTATTTGAAGAAAAATCTCGATGAATTAGGCATCCGCTATGAAATTCGTCCATTCGGATTCAGAAGTCATGCCAATTATACAAGTGCTGAGGATCCTGTATGCCAGGCGATTGTCGATAATATTAGCTTTGTCACCGGCGAAGAGGCGTATGGCGTGATGCAATGGGCGAGCAGTGACGCCCGCCACTTCAGGGATTATCAGATTCCTGTTTTGCAATACGGCCCGGCCTATTTACCGACGATTCACGGATACAATGAACGCGTTCAAGTTGAAGATATTATTCGTTGTGCCAAGGTCTATATTGCCGCGGTAGTGGATTTTCTTTTTGAAAAATAA
- a CDS encoding ABC transporter ATP-binding protein translates to MAEAIIKVENLKKHFPIQDPLPFKKSKLSVKAVDGVSFEVFRGETLGIVGESGCGKSTMARLINQLIRPSDGKVVFKGQDLASMGTKEIRASRKSIQMVFQNPYASLDPRKTIKQLIAEPLEIHNVGDKQSRNKRVQELLEVVGLSSYHADRYPHEFSGGQRQRINIARALALNPDVIICDEPVSALDVSVQAQVINLLKDLQKQFDLTYIFISHDLNVVRYMCDRIAVMYLGKIVEIGTFAEIYENPLHPYTKALLSAIPKESPYEKKERILLKGDVPSPVNPPSGCHFHQRCPHAMDICKTARPELKQHEAAQRVACHLFES, encoded by the coding sequence ATGGCTGAGGCGATTATTAAAGTAGAAAATTTAAAAAAGCATTTCCCGATCCAGGATCCGCTTCCTTTCAAAAAATCAAAGCTTAGTGTCAAAGCGGTCGATGGCGTCAGTTTCGAAGTCTTTCGCGGGGAAACACTGGGGATTGTCGGGGAATCGGGCTGCGGTAAATCAACGATGGCTCGGTTAATCAACCAATTGATCCGCCCGTCTGACGGCAAGGTTGTTTTTAAAGGCCAGGATTTAGCATCGATGGGGACGAAGGAAATTCGGGCATCTCGGAAATCAATTCAAATGGTGTTCCAGAACCCGTATGCCTCGTTAGACCCAAGAAAAACGATTAAACAGTTAATTGCTGAACCGTTAGAAATTCATAACGTCGGCGATAAACAATCGCGGAATAAGCGCGTTCAAGAATTATTAGAAGTGGTGGGCTTAAGCAGCTACCACGCGGACCGCTACCCGCATGAATTTTCAGGGGGACAGCGGCAGCGGATTAATATCGCCCGTGCGCTTGCGTTAAATCCGGATGTGATTATCTGTGACGAGCCGGTTTCGGCCTTGGATGTATCCGTCCAGGCACAGGTGATTAATCTCTTAAAAGATTTACAGAAGCAATTTGACTTAACCTATATTTTTATCTCGCATGATTTAAATGTGGTCCGCTATATGTGTGACAGAATTGCCGTGATGTACCTCGGAAAAATCGTCGAAATCGGCACCTTTGCTGAAATTTACGAAAACCCGCTTCATCCGTATACAAAGGCGCTGCTGTCGGCGATCCCGAAAGAAAGCCCTTATGAGAAGAAAGAACGAATTCTATTAAAAGGGGATGTGCCAAGTCCCGTTAATCCGCCTTCAGGCTGTCATTTCCATCAAAGATGCCCGCATGCAATGGATATTTGCAAAACGGCCAGACCGGAGTTGAAGCAGCACGAGGCAGCGCAGCGAGTGGCCTGCCATCTTTTCGAATCATAA
- a CDS encoding DUF1177 domain-containing protein: MSLKHVMEVLEIMDSIHVTGEDVKSYLEEISTIGQVTVQTVEGKAGSTDFIKVVIPGENGKQNGGNAPTLGVIGRLGGIGARPEVKGFVSDGDGALSCMAAAAKLLDMTGKGDRLNGDIILTTHICPTAPTLPHDPVPFMDSPVDILAMNQHEVTEEMDAILSIDTTKGNIITNHKGFAITPTVKEGYILKISQDLLHVYTQSAGRLPVTLPITTQDITPYGNGVYHVNSILQPAVATKSPVVGIAITTETAVAGCGTGATHPMDVEQVVRYVIEVAKLFGDGKCSFYDEAEFTRLEQLYGKMTHLQTKGNQVTAG, encoded by the coding sequence ATGTCATTGAAACATGTTATGGAAGTTTTAGAAATTATGGATAGTATTCATGTAACCGGCGAGGATGTTAAAAGCTACCTGGAAGAGATTTCAACAATTGGGCAGGTGACCGTTCAAACGGTAGAAGGCAAAGCCGGCTCGACTGATTTTATTAAAGTTGTCATTCCTGGTGAAAACGGGAAGCAAAATGGCGGAAATGCGCCAACGCTTGGGGTCATTGGACGCCTCGGCGGAATTGGCGCCCGTCCTGAGGTAAAAGGTTTTGTGTCTGATGGGGACGGCGCCTTGTCATGTATGGCCGCTGCAGCGAAGCTCCTTGATATGACTGGAAAAGGAGACCGCTTAAACGGAGATATCATTTTAACAACTCATATTTGCCCGACAGCGCCAACCTTGCCGCATGACCCTGTTCCGTTTATGGACTCACCGGTCGACATCTTAGCGATGAACCAGCATGAAGTAACGGAAGAAATGGATGCCATTCTTTCGATTGATACGACAAAAGGAAATATCATTACCAATCATAAAGGCTTTGCCATTACACCGACCGTTAAAGAGGGCTATATTTTAAAAATCAGCCAGGATTTATTACATGTGTATACCCAATCAGCAGGCCGCCTGCCGGTAACCCTGCCGATTACGACACAAGATATTACCCCTTACGGAAATGGCGTTTACCATGTGAATAGTATTCTTCAGCCCGCTGTCGCAACAAAGAGCCCGGTTGTCGGGATTGCGATTACAACGGAAACCGCTGTTGCCGGCTGCGGCACCGGGGCAACGCATCCAATGGATGTGGAGCAGGTGGTCCGCTATGTGATTGAGGTGGCCAAATTGTTCGGCGATGGGAAATGTTCATTTTATGATGAAGCAGAATTTACCCGCCTCGAGCAGTTATATGGAAAAATGACACATTTACAAACAAAAGGAAATCAGGTGACTGCAGGATGA